DNA from Elaeis guineensis isolate ETL-2024a chromosome 2, EG11, whole genome shotgun sequence:
acctgatatttcatAGGCAGTAAGCGTTGTAAGCAGATATATGGATAAGCCTGGAAAGGCTCACTAATCAGCTGtgaaatggatacttagatatctAAAAGGCACTTCTAAGTTGGGATTGATATTTACTGCACAGAGTAATTGCATAGTTACaggattttgtgattcagattatgcttgtgactgggacaggagaagatctttgaccggatatgtgtttactctttctggatgtgcagtcagttggaaggctactttgcagtctacagtTGCTTTATTTACCATtgaagcagaatatatggcattgacagaggcagcaaaggaagctGTTTGGCTAAAAGGGTTGGTACAGGATTTGGGTCTCGAACAGGATTGTTTAGACATTCATTGTGCCAGTCAAAGTGCTCTGCACCTTGCCAGAGACCAGATGTATCACGAACGAACAAAACATGTAGATGTCAGGtatcacttcatcagagatctggtagagaaaggtgatgtcagACTTCAAAAAATATACACTACCCATAATCCAgctgacatgttcactaaaccaatccctgcaattaagttcaggaatttcttaacttgattggtataagcatttggtaatgccctgcgggcttgtggtgaggaggaggttataaagagtttttttttttaaattcacatctgatataaaaggtacaatatttATCGCAAGGAGGAGATTGTTATATATTGCTCCAAATTACTCTTTCTTTGTATATCTCCCGTGACAGTTGGAAATTCTAATTCGGGTGAATCTCTATTTTTTGAGAagattttctttctttaaaaGGAGGCCGAGGGCATCTTTCTTTGCAGCGCAGGTTCGAGCGTGCGGAGGAATTTCTAGGGTTTTTCTTGTGCGGGCCTATTTCCTAGCCGTTCTCCCGCTTGTGCTCTTGTGTGGGTTTGCTCTCTGGCCGTTCTCCTGCTTGTGCTCTTGTGCGGGTTTGCTCTCTGGCCGTTCTTCCGCTTGTGCTCTTGTGCTGGTTGCTTCCTGGCTTTCTTCCGTTGGTGTTCTGTTGGTGGTCTacctgtcttcttccttctcgattTCACGGATGTCCTGTGCTGCTTCggttggtaaggaggtattcatcttgattttttgctaAGGGTTGAGAAAGGTATCTTCACCTCAGGTattattttatcttgatctattgccgaggctgaaattggtagatccgattggatcttggttgccttctattcgatactctgttgccttcttgttggtttcggataaaggtattttatacctcatattgtacctaaTTTTCGGGACGaatttatagtggattgctcctcctccccgtggatgtaggcctcttgtgccgaaccacgtaaatcttggtttctttgtctttatttatttatgcctgcaatgtgtttggtgaattgtctcaaagagattagatattagatcacaagcctAGATCGATCCAATCTGGTACGCGTGGCTTCAACAAACACCAATCGTTTACCTAGAACCTTTTCTTTATGTGGAGGAGGGGGTGCAGCCACGGCTATAACTCAATTTCTGATTCTTGATTAAATATTAAAATGCATAAACTGATTTGTTTTACTTATTCTATTTTCTAATCTCATCTAATCACCGCTTATACAAGACTaatatttctttttttcctttcctacAGTGTCCTGCTGGTGGCCATGAAAGAATGACTCATGGTATTTTATTGGGCTTCGCGCATACTCCTGTCGTAATTAGTGTTGTTGGGCCCAAAGTAGATGGGGAAGGGGATGAGATGCCAATTTTTAGATGAATCTTAAGTGTACATGCCAACAATGTTGAGCTCGCAGATTAATAGAAACTACATGCCAACAATCTTGAGCTCGCAGATTAATAGAAACTAAGTGCCTGCTTAGTGTTGGTTTGGTTTTCTTTTTGTGTTCAAAAACCCAAAAGAAAAATGAGCTAGGTTGAACAATATGTACAATGAaatcttttatattttgaaattctTTGCAAGATGTTTATTATTTGGTGGCAAAGATTGgtcgtttttttaaaaaaaggtggAATCAAAAATAAGGAATAGCATAAATTTTGTGCGCATGCTGTTTTTAATATCAAACCTCATATAATACTTCACTAATTTGTAGAGACAAAAACATAAAACCAACAGCAATGTGAACAACCCTTATATTTAGTTCAGGACTAGATTAACCATCTCAGCATCAGATCCATACCGGTGCCAATTTATTATTGTATAGATATGATATTGATTTGGCATAccaaatattagtatattttttgTATCATATACTTGATGCGAACTGATATGGTATGGTATGCACCATACCATCAGATTCGATATGACAATCTTGGTTCAGAATTTTGATAACATTATTGTCTTGTGGCAACACTCCTACAAAttcattaattattattattatagaaatAAAAACTCTTATTTCTGCTATCTGCTCTTTGAATTTGATATTATCCATCTATTTAGAAATCAATATTATATACACTTATCCATTCTTTAACAGAATCATGCCCTATTAACCAAAGTCTTATTTAGAGAGTGATAAAAGTTTATGAGCTATAAGCGGGAGTGCATTTGTGCATAAGCTGTCACGAGTGCTCTGTCATTTGATCATCGCTATCGATATTTTCTCTGCTCGTATGTCGCATGCTTAATACCACTTCGAATTGAATTCTTCCTCAAGTGACAAACAATGATACCATATGGAAAGCACTCAATATCAGgtttcatataaaaaaaaaaattatttataagttTCTGGAtgaatccaaaattatttttaagtttttaaatttttttaaattaaataaatttttttttgaaatgctaAGAAATTATTTCTAAATTCCTGCCATCCACACACAGATGGTTACATAGAAATAACtctttaatattataaaatttttttatttaatttaaaaaatttaaaaatttaaaaataattttgaattcatCTAGGAACCTATAGATAATTATCTCTTCTACAAATTTATTAGACTTTTGAGACAACGAAGAAAAGCATCCGAAGTTTCACCATTTCAAGTGCACCTAAATTGTTCAAATATTTTCTACGGTTGTCTTATGGGAGAAATTATTGATTCGATTAGATCCACTAACTTAGGATGAATAAAAAAGAATCTAAATTCCGAAGCTAACATGCGCTCCtcatttgattttaaattatttaaatacaaAAGATAACGTGGCGAGCGGCTATTGGACTGGTCTATTAGACCTGATccatttaattaataattagacaaGGGGAAAAGAGCATGACGGACTTATTGGTTTGCGGTTGAACTAGCCCTTTAGCTGGGTAGTGGACCTGGTCCAACGAAACCTTTTTTCACTGGTTTATATACGAAGCTTGATAAGCTTCCCAAGACAACTGACAAGACCGGTGTCCGAATCTCAGAAGTGGCACGCAGACACTTTCCAGGAAGCTGCATTAGATACAGCTTCCGTATGTTGATGTTGTGATAGTATACAGTATGTTGTATTCCTTCTCTTCTTGCCGGATCCAAAGCATTCCGAATCTGATTGCATTGAGCTACTCCGTCTGTTAACAGTCACTGCCTCgcctatatattatatgtataacgACATCTGTCGGTCTTTCTGACAGATACACGTGGAATAAAACAAGTTGAGGGAAGAAGGTAAAGGAAAATGAGCAAAACGAGAAGAGAATTATGCTTTCATTGCTGCTGGTGGTTATTAATACCTTCACTGCCCACTACTTCAGCCATATCATCTCAGCTCCTCACAAATAGTGATTGGTATGTCTCAATCTCTTAGCTTCCTAATGTGATAGCCTCGCAATCCATCTATGGTTTGAGCTTAAAGCACGGTTTCGTGATGTCATATGAAGTGTTCGTATTTCCTCGCATGGCTTCATGATTCTAGCCAGCTGCGAGAGTAGTTTGTTTTAGCATTTAAATTTGCACTATTACCTAGGTGCTTAAATCAGCAGATAAGTGCTTAATTTTTACTCAAAATAAATCCAAGATAAGAACTAGTGCTTGGAACATTTTACACTTTTACTGTTGGTTTTAATGTTTCTttgcattattttttttattttgaagaaCTAGTGTAATGTTGGTTATTTAACATATTGAAGGTGAGTAGAAGATGGAGATAGGAATGCTATCCTCCTTTCTTGTCCTACTACTTGCAATGCTGTCTCATGTGGATGCTAGGCTTGGGGTCGAGTCCAAGTTTATGGATCAAGGTGAGTGCAAGTAAATCATCAAATTAAAATCGCCATTGTAGTTTTTATTCAATACTAATCCAGATACGGGCACGGTCAAATTCACAATGGAGGTGGTGCTGCTActgctaagaaaaaagaaaacctaCTGCTAAGAAAAAAGCAAACCAATAAATAGCATTCAAATTTGATGCATACCCCCTTAATGAGACTATCAATTTCTATGAAACCCAACTTGCCTTCAATCATAACTAATAACTGACTTCTCCATAGGAAACAAGCTTTCTTCTATGGAAGGCCAGTCACCAAATTCCATTTGTAATTCATGCCTCGAGGCTTCAAGAAAAGCTGAGAAAGCCTTGAGTGATCCAAATCTGTTTGGGTATGCTGATTTGCTGTCAAGTGAAGTTTGCCATATTCTGCCTTCTGATCTCAAATCTAAGGTACAGATTTCCACCCAAATAGTTAGCTTTAATTTAGTAATCCATTTGACACTATTTTTCACTAAGCATGGCTTGCTTCATCCTTGCAGTGTCTACAAAAGTCAGAAGCATACATGCATCGAACTAGGTTGTCTTTGCAAGACCTTTTCAATGAAGAAAGTCTCTGCAACAGCACAGGGTTATGTTTGGATGAATCCATGCTTCAAACTGATAACAGTCTCATTTTTTTAAACAAGTTTTCTCCTGAGGTAACATGAGCTTTCATATAAAGTGAAATAAAATGCTTGTACACTGAACTACTACTGGTAACAGTATTCTTTTTTAATCCCAAGTTCCATGATATTGCATACTGTTTTATGGTTTTATTTGAAGCTAAATCTCTATTATTTACTACCAGACAGACGAGAAAACTTGTTTAGCATGCCGCAAAGCTGTCAAAGATCTTTTCATTCAATTAAAGATGCCCAAAATGAGGGTAATCATATTGTGCTTTGatgaatacatacatacattatgtatgtatgtatgaaataTCCTCCTTTCCTTGTGTGAAGCACCTATTCTATTTTCACTTCTTACTCAGATGAAGATAATGGAGACTCTTATCGAGTACTGCGAAGAAGCAGACGAGAATGAAGAACAGGTGAGCATTCCGTCTCTTTAAACaataattgatggtatggtcctcATTAGAATGTATAGCAAAGCACTAACAATTTTTGTtatcaattttctaattttaCAGTGCAAGCAAATGGTCTACAAGTATGTTCCTCTAATCCTGTCAAAACTTGACAAGCTGAAAACCAATGACTTGTGCCGTCTGATGAATCTCTGTGATGAGGGGATATCTCTGTTAAATGCCCGCTAAGTCAGCTAAGAATTTGGTAGCTTTATTTCTGTTGGAATGTTCAAAATAACCAAGCAAGGGGGACACTTGGACCTGGAGTATTGCATAATGTTATGTTCACACATCCTGTCTCCATCACTGCTGGGATTGTTGTGATCAGCCATGCGTTTTAGCTTTCATTTCCGAAAAATAGATGTATACTCTTCTTTTGGTACGAAAATTGTCTAATGAACATCAGAAATGTTTGGCTACAGTAGGGAATTTGATAAAGCTTTGCAATACATTGTTACCATCTCATCTAGTTGTCTGAAATGTAATTGGCTACCATAATTGAAATGGTGCTTTAGTTATTATCCAAGCTTATCTGAGATCATTATAAATCAATTGTTGTTCacttattgataaaattatgtcaGTCAAAGGAGGGTGAATAGAAGGCAAGTTCATCATCCATTAGCTCTGAACCCGTGTTCCAGTTTGCAGATGAATTTCAGTAATTCATCTCATATAATAAGACCTAGTGTGATCTCTGTGACAGAAACATGTGGGACACCATATAGAAGGATGACAAGGATTTGCAAGGGGCAACATAAAGAAATGAGTCATGCCTGAATGCATCCTAAAAGTGTCTCATATATCCAGCAAAATTGGGTCAGCTCCTACTCTGAGTAAAGAGTAGAAATCGAAAAGTATAAACCAGAGAACTAAGGTGGAACCAAGATATTCCATGCCTGTCTTTTGCAGCTATCACTTATGGTCCTATTATCAGGAATGCCCATATGGAAATTTTACGTGGACGCAAAAATTACTTCATGCATTCCATATGTACTGTGACACTTCTCTTGCATTTAGTTGGGATAAAGGAAGTGGCAGGAGGGGCAGAGCATAAGTAAAATGACTTGATGTCAATTATAGAGAAGATGAATTATTTCTCAAAAGAAATTATAGAGAAGATGGAGAGAAGGCTTGGCTATTGCAAAGTGAATAGGAGATTAACATTGATAAACTCCATTGAGCAATATGCCAAGTTGACATGTGTTGACTTTCTTCCTTCAATTGTGAGAAGATTGGCTAGAATTTGATGATGCTGAGGTCAGTTGGAATAGGGTGTGGAAGTGAAAAGTTATCAGTGGACGATGATAAAGACATATTTCCCTCAAAAGGTAAAACAAAATTACTAAAGACAGGAACTAACTGTTCCATAGAAGAGGTGGTGGAGACTGAAGATTGCAGAAAAAGGTGAATGAGGAGGCTTTGTCACAGGGAAATACTCAGTATCCAATGCAGTAGTCAAGCTAGAAAATTTGACAGAATTTCGGACTTTTATTAGAGTAGTGTTTTGAGGATAAAGGAGGTGATTCATGgttttgctttctttctttttgtgtgtAACGACTCGGAAGATGCCAACAGTCATTTCTAATTACATACATCAGGAAGCCGAATCACATGCCATGAGCCACTACGAGAGCAACAAGCCACAAGTTGCTTATAAGTAGTTAGCATTGTCAGAAGGGTTCCATGTCTATCTCTTTTTCCATGTTATCCATTGAGAAAGCAAATGGATGATATGCAACAGTACTAGGGTTACCATGCTTCTAAATGACAAACAATGAGATAAATTTTGAGCCCCTAACAATTTCAGATTGCTGGATTGTAACACTGGAAGCTGTGGTGAATTCAGTTCTGCTGCATTGGCATAGACGAGCCACAAGGCACTGCATGGGGTCTCTGCAGCAGTCCTGAGGAAGGCTTAGAGAAGGCCTTCCTCTTGAATCAGCAGTCTTGCTTGATCCTTACATTTCTTTTTCGCACCATTACTCTTACCCCATATTATTGTTCGGTCTGTGCTTTCCAATATTTGCATGCATGATGTTTTCatcttaaccttttttttttttttttttgtgaggcaAGTTTTCATCTTACTTCATATTTGAGCTTCTGAACAAGCATTATTCACCAGCGGACGGATGAGAAAATTTGTGAAGCATGTGAAATATCCGTCAAGGTGATTATTACTCATTTAACATAACAGACATGAGGGTAAGTCATGGTATTGACTGTTTTACTTATGCTTCCCTTCTGTCCATTTATTTTGTTAGGATTTAACGTCTTGAGATTCGGTCTAtaattgagcccacagcgagatccgcaactaaaaacggagtccaatgagaccaagatcacctcaaacggagctcgAACGGAGGAGATGTGTAAGAGAAGTCGGCACGACATCTGGAGCGACGGGACCGCCGGCAGCCGACGGTGGGCCGGCGGAGCAGCGGCAGCACGGCTCAAGCGTGGCTGCGTGGGGCCTGGGTGCAGGCGCGCCAgcgcgtgggccggcccaggcccaggtgcgTCGCTGGCAGCCTATTGCCGGTCCACTGTGGATCGGATGGTGCACAGCCCACCGCGTGGACTACATGGATATTTCCCATGCATTTCTTGCGATCCATGGCACTGTTTCGTGGATCGGCATGCGATTAGAGGCATGGGTAGTTTTCGATCATGATCCAATGGTCCAGAGCTTGATTAGGACTCCTACCCTATTCTAATCGGttcttaaggcctttaaaagggcctgatgcATGAAACAATGAAGTGGTGGTTCAGTTGTGGTCTGGTGTGTCGCGCGATCGTGGAAAACCCGAACCCAGCAAGGAAAGCAGACGCCATACAGTGAGGAGAAGAAGCAAGGAGGCTCCTAGACAGTGAACAACGGTCGCTTATGGGTTCAAGGGGTCTTTCTAaagaaagagcttttgtgaggagaacttcctgTGATAGAAAAAATGGgcatacgagggttgagggtgagatctcctcttgtcatattttttttttctcatagtgaagtttgcatgacctgtggaggcgagtctttttatgactgatccacgtatttgattatttttattttatttcttctttcttcctactgcatcgcacCGTATCGAAAAGAtcatgggaggtggtgtcctagcaGACATCCATcaataagtgatatcagagcaagacggtacaaggaTACAGATTGCAACGTTGGTGAGTAAGACTGAAGATAAAGAAGACAGGagcaatcaagatgaagatcaacaagtttgatagaaaaagcaatttctccttgtggaggcaagggtgaaggacgtgctcatccaacaagggttgattgatgctctcttgtgcgaagaGAAGTCGACTACCATGGAGATGTGAGATTGAAAACGGCTAgaaatgcaggcggtgagtaccatccacatATACCTAacggatgagatggtgatccatgtgctt
Protein-coding regions in this window:
- the LOC105056050 gene encoding uncharacterized protein, whose protein sequence is MEIGMLSSFLVLLLAMLSHVDARLGVESKFMDQGNKLSSMEGQSPNSICNSCLEASRKAEKALSDPNLFGYADLLSSEVCHILPSDLKSKCLQKSEAYMHRTRLSLQDLFNEESLCNSTGLCLDESMLQTDNSLIFLNKFSPETDEKTCLACRKAVKDLFIQLKMPKMRMKIMETLIEYCEEADENEEQCKQMVYKYVPLILSKLDKLKTNDLCRLMNLCDEGISLLNAR